A section of the Phaseolus vulgaris cultivar G19833 chromosome 8, P. vulgaris v2.0, whole genome shotgun sequence genome encodes:
- the LOC137823895 gene encoding lethal(2) giant larvae protein homolog SRO77 isoform X3 produces MFSRLFHKLPPEQRPQQDVGHGSVPSGNFDPRVVFHYGVPSTASILAFDHIQNLLAIGTLDGRIKVFGGDNIEGILISPKQASFKNLEFLENQGFLASVSNDNEIQVWDLKSKQIASALHWESIITTFSVIYGTSYMYVGTEHGMVYVLMFDSEDRKIKILPYYVPTNVISEAAGMSLDHVSVVRVLHQPCSDGNRLLIAYENGLMVLWDASKDRIVLIRNNKDIKLKRTIVASYPNDVRLQLSDDKVDREEQEKEISSLSWASNDGSVVVVGYVDGDIIFWDLSSADFSLDQQLKRLSNDVVKLQLSSSDRRLPITDLRWWANNNGGKLFVYGGYEIGSEEVLTVLSIDWSGGIENLKCTGRIDVTLHGSFADMALLCSDCHTEGACNVLSVLTSPGQLDIYDNNCISSLMSQQEKKTSVPTMQYPILVPTLEPHMTTARLDVVCQDVKSFKALFKILKAGKHHSIQNQKSIGTKWPLSGGVPGLPFKENHPIIQIYIAGYQDGSVRIWDATYPALSLVYDIKSEVNDVKIGNASVPVSALGFCPDTLHLAVGDESGVVRLYVLIRSSNTTSLHFVTENGTEAVHDTHQGDGPHCKAVFTLQNSAVYGLQFANLGRRLIVGYEHGQVAMLDISSSTVLFLTKTESNTSSAVVSMNAKFSDSSSSNTQESVSDISDNPEMGLIYVVTRDAHFVAIDAVTGNVVCSRTISPRVQSNAISMHMIDGSTSDLPADKVSPNSPQKSDSAMKASVQSQNAQVEVESSTTVEKSYLGQILSNSLILLCYENELSIHTLNFVFEGSSSNYFRKVNLVQRCCWTTIFKKNEKECVLVLLYQSGDIELRSLPALEVLGEISLMSLLRWNLENNMEKTICSSSSGKIILVNGNETACMSLLNYENELWIPESFPCLHDEVLAAAVDATANLSQNQNERQGASGIFVNIAKNLKAGKADQNANEAVHTNRLENLKQLFSSPPFLKSSSSTVDDQDPFSLDIDDIQIDELVVFSSPKKIDIDKRDKGKGTDRPKLFEDKGKGADILKLFEAKGKATDKQKLFEDASTDSKPRARTTEEIKAKYRKAGTGDASAAAALAKDKLVERQQKLELLNERTEELQNGAQDFASLATELAKRMENRKWWQL; encoded by the exons ATGTTCTCTCGATTATTCCACAAATTACCACCGGAACAACGTCCTCAG CAGGACGTGGGGCACGGCAGTGTTCCGTCGGGAAATTTTGATCCACGAGTTGTTTTTCACTATGGCGTTCCATCTACCGCGTCTATTCTTGCTTTTGATCACATCCAAAACCTATTAGCAATTGGAACACT CGATGGCAGGATAAAGGTGTTCGGTGGCGACAATATTGAAGGGATTCTGATCTCTCCCAAGCAAGCATCCTTCAAGAATTTAGAG TTCTTGGAAAACCAAGGTTTTCTTGCCAGCGTCTCAAATGATAATGAAATACAG GTTTGGGATTTGAAAAGCAAACAAATTGCTTCTGCCTTGCACTGGGAATCCATCATAACTACTTTCTCTGTTATTTATGGCACCAGTTACAT GTATGTTGGAACTGAGCATGGGATGGTATATGTGTTGATGTTCGATTCGGAAgacagaaaaattaaaatattgccCTATTATGTTCCCACAAATGTTATATCTG AAGCAGCTGGAATGTCACTTGATCATGTTTCAGTTGTCAGAGTTCTCCATCAACCATGTTCTGACGGAAACAG ATTGCTAATTGCATATGAAAATGGTTTGATGGTACTCTGGGATGCTTCTAAAGATCGAATTGTTCTCATTAGAAACAACAAAGACATCAAATTAAAGAGAACAATTGTGGCTAGTTATCCAAATGACGTTAGGCTTCAGCTTTCTGATGATAAAGTAGACCGTGAAGAGCAGGAAAAGGAGATAAGCTCTCTATCTTGGGCATCTAATGATGGATCAGTTGTTGTTGTTGGTTATGTAGATGGTGATATAATATTTTGGGATTTGTCAAGTGCTGACTTCTCCCTGGATCAACAACTCAAAAGATTGTCGAATGATGTTGTCAAGCTTCAATTATCATCATCTGACAGAAGACTCCCTATTACTGATCTACGTTGGTGGGCCAATAACAATGGTGGGAAACTTTTTGTCTATGGTGGCTATGAGATTGGGTCGGAAGAAGTTCTGACG GTTCTGAGCATTGATTGGTCCGGTGGAATTGAAAATCTAAAGTGTACTGGCCGCATTGATGTTACTCTTCATGGTTCTTTTGCTGATATGGCTTTGTTATGTAGTGATTGCCATACTGAGGGAGCTTGTAATGTGCTATCTGTATTGACAAGTCCTGGACAACTGGATATTTATGACAATAATTGTATATCTTCTTTGATGTCTCAGCAAGAAAAGAAGACTTCTGTTCCCACAATGCAGTATCCCATCCTCGTACCCACTCTTGAACCACACATGACAACTGCAAGGCTTGATGTGGTATGTCAAGATGTAAAGTCATTCAAAGCCCTGTTCAAG ATTCTTAAAGCTGGAAAGCATCATTCAATACAAAATCAGAAAAGTATTGGTACAAAATGGCCTTTGAGTGGTGGTGTTCCGGGTCTGCCTTTCAAAGAAAACCATCCTATCATTCAAATATATATAGCAGGTTACCAAGATGGATCTGTTCGGATATGGGATGCCACATATCCTGCTTTATCACTTGTTTACGATATCAAATCTGAG GTTAATGATGTTAAAATTGGCAATGCAAGTGTGCCAGTGTCAGCATTGGGCTTTTGCCCTGATACTCTACATCTCGCTGTTGGTGATGAAAGTGGTGTT GTACGTCTATATGTTCTAATAAGAAGCTCAAATACCACATCTTTGCATTTCGTGACAGAAAATGGAACTGAAG CAGTTCATGACACGCATCAAGGGGATGGACCTCATTGCAAAGCTGTGTTTACCCTTCAAAATTCTGCTGTATACGGCTTACAATTTGCAAACCTTGGAAGAAGACTTATTGTTGGATATGAACATGGGCAG GTGGCTATGCTTGATATCAGTTCATCAACAGTTTTGTTTCTTACGAAAACTGAATCTAACACTTCTTCGGCAGTTGTTTCTATGAATGCAAAATTTTCAGACAGTAGCTCGAGTAATACACAGGAATCTGTATCTGATATTTCTGACAATCCTGAAATGGGGCTAATCTATGTTGTGACAAGGGATGCACACTTTGTTGCAATAGATGCTGTGACAGGGAATGTGGTTTGCAGTAGGACAATTAGCCCCAGAGTACAATCAAATGCAATTTCAATGCATATGATAG ATGGTAGTACTTCTGACCTACCCGCTGATAAAGTATCCCCCAACTCACCTCAGAAGAGTGATTCTGCAATGAAAGCTAGCGTCCAATCTCAAAATGCACAAGTTGAAGTTGAAAGTTCTACTACCGTAGAGAAATCATATTTGGGGCAGATATTATCGAACTCACTCATTTTACTTTGTTATGAGAATGAATTGAGCATACACACTTTAAATTTTGTGTTTGAG GGTAGTAGTAGTAACTACTTTCGTAAGGTGAACCTTGTACAACGATGCTGCTGGACTACAATctttaagaaaaatgaaaaagagtGTGTTCTGGTTCTTCTGTATCAAAGTGGGGACATTGAATTAAG GTCCTTGCCAGCTTTGGAAGTGTTGGGAGAAATTTCTTTGATGTCATTACTCAGATGGAACTTGGAAAACAACATGGAGAAGACAATATGTTCTTCATCAAGTGGAAAAATTATTctg GTCAATGGAAATGAAACTGCTTGCATGTCACTATTGAACTATGAAAATGAGCTCTG GATTCCAGAGTCTTTTCCTTGTCTTCATGATGAAGTTcttgcagctgcagtagatgcTACAGCAAATCTATCTCAAAACCAAAATGAAAGACAG GGAGCATCTGGTATCTTTGTTAATATAGCTAAGAACCTTAAAGCGGGGAAAGCAGATCAGAATGCAAATGAAGCAGTTCATACCAATAGATtggaaaatttaaaacaattattctCTAGTCCTCCTTTCTTAAAGTCTTCCTCAAGCACAGTAGATGACCAAGATCCTTTTTCCCTTGACATAG ATGACATTCAAATTGATGAACTTGTAGTCTTTTCATCTCCTAAGAAAATCGATATTGACAAGAGAG ATAAAGGGAAAGGAACGGACAGACCGAAATTATTTGAAGATAAAGGGAAAGGAGCAGACATACTGAAATTATTTGAAGCTAAAGGGAAAGCAACCGACAAGCAGAAATTATTTGAAGATGCAAGCACAGACTCGAAACCAAGAGCTAGAACAACTGAAGAAATTAAAGCTAAATACAGAAAGGCGGGGACAGGG GATGCCTCGGCAGCAGCTGCACTTGCAAAGGATAAACTTGTAGAGCGGCAACAAAAGCTCGAG TTGCTCAACGAACGTACTGAGGAGTTGCAAAATGGTGCCCAAGACTTTGCATCCTTGGCAACTGAACTTGCTAAAAGAATGGAAAATCGTAAATGGTGGCAGTTATGA
- the LOC137823895 gene encoding lethal(2) giant larvae protein homolog SRO77 isoform X2, with protein MFSRLFHKLPPEQRPQQQDVGHGSVPSGNFDPRVVFHYGVPSTASILAFDHIQNLLAIGTLDGRIKVFGGDNIEGILISPKQASFKNLEFLENQGFLASVSNDNEIQVWDLKSKQIASALHWESIITTFSVIYGTSYMYVGTEHGMVYVLMFDSEDRKIKILPYYVPTNVISEAAGMSLDHVSVVRVLHQPCSDGNRLLIAYENGLMVLWDASKDRIVLIRNNKDIKLKRTIVASYPNDVRLQLSDDKVDREEQEKEISSLSWASNDGSVVVVGYVDGDIIFWDLSSADFSLDQQLKRLSNDVVKLQLSSSDRRLPITDLRWWANNNGGKLFVYGGYEIGSEEVLTVLSIDWSGGIENLKCTGRIDVTLHGSFADMALLCSDCHTEGACNVLSVLTSPGQLDIYDNNCISSLMSQQEKKTSVPTMQYPILVPTLEPHMTTARLDVVCQDVKSFKALFKILKAGKHHSIQNQKSIGTKWPLSGGVPGLPFKENHPIIQIYIAGYQDGSVRIWDATYPALSLVYDIKSEVNDVKIGNASVPVSALGFCPDTLHLAVGDESGVVRLYVLIRSSNTTSLHFVTENGTEVHDTHQGDGPHCKAVFTLQNSAVYGLQFANLGRRLIVGYEHGQVAMLDISSSTVLFLTKTESNTSSAVVSMNAKFSDSSSSNTQESVSDISDNPEMGLIYVVTRDAHFVAIDAVTGNVVCSRTISPRVQSNAISMHMIDGSTSDLPADKVSPNSPQKSDSAMKASVQSQNAQVEVESSTTVEKSYLGQILSNSLILLCYENELSIHTLNFVFEGSSSNYFRKVNLVQRCCWTTIFKKNEKECVLVLLYQSGDIELRSLPALEVLGEISLMSLLRWNLENNMEKTICSSSSGKIILVNGNETACMSLLNYENELWIPESFPCLHDEVLAAAVDATANLSQNQNERQGASGIFVNIAKNLKAGKADQNANEAVHTNRLENLKQLFSSPPFLKSSSSTVDDQDPFSLDIDDIQIDELVVFSSPKKIDIDKRDKGKGTDRPKLFEDKGKGADILKLFEAKGKATDKQKLFEDASTDSKPRARTTEEIKAKYRKAGTGDASAAAALAKDKLVERQQKLELLNERTEELQNGAQDFASLATELAKRMENRKWWQL; from the exons ATGTTCTCTCGATTATTCCACAAATTACCACCGGAACAACGTCCTCAG CAGCAGGACGTGGGGCACGGCAGTGTTCCGTCGGGAAATTTTGATCCACGAGTTGTTTTTCACTATGGCGTTCCATCTACCGCGTCTATTCTTGCTTTTGATCACATCCAAAACCTATTAGCAATTGGAACACT CGATGGCAGGATAAAGGTGTTCGGTGGCGACAATATTGAAGGGATTCTGATCTCTCCCAAGCAAGCATCCTTCAAGAATTTAGAG TTCTTGGAAAACCAAGGTTTTCTTGCCAGCGTCTCAAATGATAATGAAATACAG GTTTGGGATTTGAAAAGCAAACAAATTGCTTCTGCCTTGCACTGGGAATCCATCATAACTACTTTCTCTGTTATTTATGGCACCAGTTACAT GTATGTTGGAACTGAGCATGGGATGGTATATGTGTTGATGTTCGATTCGGAAgacagaaaaattaaaatattgccCTATTATGTTCCCACAAATGTTATATCTG AAGCAGCTGGAATGTCACTTGATCATGTTTCAGTTGTCAGAGTTCTCCATCAACCATGTTCTGACGGAAACAG ATTGCTAATTGCATATGAAAATGGTTTGATGGTACTCTGGGATGCTTCTAAAGATCGAATTGTTCTCATTAGAAACAACAAAGACATCAAATTAAAGAGAACAATTGTGGCTAGTTATCCAAATGACGTTAGGCTTCAGCTTTCTGATGATAAAGTAGACCGTGAAGAGCAGGAAAAGGAGATAAGCTCTCTATCTTGGGCATCTAATGATGGATCAGTTGTTGTTGTTGGTTATGTAGATGGTGATATAATATTTTGGGATTTGTCAAGTGCTGACTTCTCCCTGGATCAACAACTCAAAAGATTGTCGAATGATGTTGTCAAGCTTCAATTATCATCATCTGACAGAAGACTCCCTATTACTGATCTACGTTGGTGGGCCAATAACAATGGTGGGAAACTTTTTGTCTATGGTGGCTATGAGATTGGGTCGGAAGAAGTTCTGACG GTTCTGAGCATTGATTGGTCCGGTGGAATTGAAAATCTAAAGTGTACTGGCCGCATTGATGTTACTCTTCATGGTTCTTTTGCTGATATGGCTTTGTTATGTAGTGATTGCCATACTGAGGGAGCTTGTAATGTGCTATCTGTATTGACAAGTCCTGGACAACTGGATATTTATGACAATAATTGTATATCTTCTTTGATGTCTCAGCAAGAAAAGAAGACTTCTGTTCCCACAATGCAGTATCCCATCCTCGTACCCACTCTTGAACCACACATGACAACTGCAAGGCTTGATGTGGTATGTCAAGATGTAAAGTCATTCAAAGCCCTGTTCAAG ATTCTTAAAGCTGGAAAGCATCATTCAATACAAAATCAGAAAAGTATTGGTACAAAATGGCCTTTGAGTGGTGGTGTTCCGGGTCTGCCTTTCAAAGAAAACCATCCTATCATTCAAATATATATAGCAGGTTACCAAGATGGATCTGTTCGGATATGGGATGCCACATATCCTGCTTTATCACTTGTTTACGATATCAAATCTGAG GTTAATGATGTTAAAATTGGCAATGCAAGTGTGCCAGTGTCAGCATTGGGCTTTTGCCCTGATACTCTACATCTCGCTGTTGGTGATGAAAGTGGTGTT GTACGTCTATATGTTCTAATAAGAAGCTCAAATACCACATCTTTGCATTTCGTGACAGAAAATGGAACTGAAG TTCATGACACGCATCAAGGGGATGGACCTCATTGCAAAGCTGTGTTTACCCTTCAAAATTCTGCTGTATACGGCTTACAATTTGCAAACCTTGGAAGAAGACTTATTGTTGGATATGAACATGGGCAG GTGGCTATGCTTGATATCAGTTCATCAACAGTTTTGTTTCTTACGAAAACTGAATCTAACACTTCTTCGGCAGTTGTTTCTATGAATGCAAAATTTTCAGACAGTAGCTCGAGTAATACACAGGAATCTGTATCTGATATTTCTGACAATCCTGAAATGGGGCTAATCTATGTTGTGACAAGGGATGCACACTTTGTTGCAATAGATGCTGTGACAGGGAATGTGGTTTGCAGTAGGACAATTAGCCCCAGAGTACAATCAAATGCAATTTCAATGCATATGATAG ATGGTAGTACTTCTGACCTACCCGCTGATAAAGTATCCCCCAACTCACCTCAGAAGAGTGATTCTGCAATGAAAGCTAGCGTCCAATCTCAAAATGCACAAGTTGAAGTTGAAAGTTCTACTACCGTAGAGAAATCATATTTGGGGCAGATATTATCGAACTCACTCATTTTACTTTGTTATGAGAATGAATTGAGCATACACACTTTAAATTTTGTGTTTGAG GGTAGTAGTAGTAACTACTTTCGTAAGGTGAACCTTGTACAACGATGCTGCTGGACTACAATctttaagaaaaatgaaaaagagtGTGTTCTGGTTCTTCTGTATCAAAGTGGGGACATTGAATTAAG GTCCTTGCCAGCTTTGGAAGTGTTGGGAGAAATTTCTTTGATGTCATTACTCAGATGGAACTTGGAAAACAACATGGAGAAGACAATATGTTCTTCATCAAGTGGAAAAATTATTctg GTCAATGGAAATGAAACTGCTTGCATGTCACTATTGAACTATGAAAATGAGCTCTG GATTCCAGAGTCTTTTCCTTGTCTTCATGATGAAGTTcttgcagctgcagtagatgcTACAGCAAATCTATCTCAAAACCAAAATGAAAGACAG GGAGCATCTGGTATCTTTGTTAATATAGCTAAGAACCTTAAAGCGGGGAAAGCAGATCAGAATGCAAATGAAGCAGTTCATACCAATAGATtggaaaatttaaaacaattattctCTAGTCCTCCTTTCTTAAAGTCTTCCTCAAGCACAGTAGATGACCAAGATCCTTTTTCCCTTGACATAG ATGACATTCAAATTGATGAACTTGTAGTCTTTTCATCTCCTAAGAAAATCGATATTGACAAGAGAG ATAAAGGGAAAGGAACGGACAGACCGAAATTATTTGAAGATAAAGGGAAAGGAGCAGACATACTGAAATTATTTGAAGCTAAAGGGAAAGCAACCGACAAGCAGAAATTATTTGAAGATGCAAGCACAGACTCGAAACCAAGAGCTAGAACAACTGAAGAAATTAAAGCTAAATACAGAAAGGCGGGGACAGGG GATGCCTCGGCAGCAGCTGCACTTGCAAAGGATAAACTTGTAGAGCGGCAACAAAAGCTCGAG TTGCTCAACGAACGTACTGAGGAGTTGCAAAATGGTGCCCAAGACTTTGCATCCTTGGCAACTGAACTTGCTAAAAGAATGGAAAATCGTAAATGGTGGCAGTTATGA
- the LOC137823895 gene encoding lethal(2) giant larvae protein homolog SRO77 isoform X1: MFSRLFHKLPPEQRPQQQDVGHGSVPSGNFDPRVVFHYGVPSTASILAFDHIQNLLAIGTLDGRIKVFGGDNIEGILISPKQASFKNLEFLENQGFLASVSNDNEIQVWDLKSKQIASALHWESIITTFSVIYGTSYMYVGTEHGMVYVLMFDSEDRKIKILPYYVPTNVISEAAGMSLDHVSVVRVLHQPCSDGNRLLIAYENGLMVLWDASKDRIVLIRNNKDIKLKRTIVASYPNDVRLQLSDDKVDREEQEKEISSLSWASNDGSVVVVGYVDGDIIFWDLSSADFSLDQQLKRLSNDVVKLQLSSSDRRLPITDLRWWANNNGGKLFVYGGYEIGSEEVLTVLSIDWSGGIENLKCTGRIDVTLHGSFADMALLCSDCHTEGACNVLSVLTSPGQLDIYDNNCISSLMSQQEKKTSVPTMQYPILVPTLEPHMTTARLDVVCQDVKSFKALFKILKAGKHHSIQNQKSIGTKWPLSGGVPGLPFKENHPIIQIYIAGYQDGSVRIWDATYPALSLVYDIKSEVNDVKIGNASVPVSALGFCPDTLHLAVGDESGVVRLYVLIRSSNTTSLHFVTENGTEAVHDTHQGDGPHCKAVFTLQNSAVYGLQFANLGRRLIVGYEHGQVAMLDISSSTVLFLTKTESNTSSAVVSMNAKFSDSSSSNTQESVSDISDNPEMGLIYVVTRDAHFVAIDAVTGNVVCSRTISPRVQSNAISMHMIDGSTSDLPADKVSPNSPQKSDSAMKASVQSQNAQVEVESSTTVEKSYLGQILSNSLILLCYENELSIHTLNFVFEGSSSNYFRKVNLVQRCCWTTIFKKNEKECVLVLLYQSGDIELRSLPALEVLGEISLMSLLRWNLENNMEKTICSSSSGKIILVNGNETACMSLLNYENELWIPESFPCLHDEVLAAAVDATANLSQNQNERQGASGIFVNIAKNLKAGKADQNANEAVHTNRLENLKQLFSSPPFLKSSSSTVDDQDPFSLDIDDIQIDELVVFSSPKKIDIDKRDKGKGTDRPKLFEDKGKGADILKLFEAKGKATDKQKLFEDASTDSKPRARTTEEIKAKYRKAGTGDASAAAALAKDKLVERQQKLELLNERTEELQNGAQDFASLATELAKRMENRKWWQL; encoded by the exons ATGTTCTCTCGATTATTCCACAAATTACCACCGGAACAACGTCCTCAG CAGCAGGACGTGGGGCACGGCAGTGTTCCGTCGGGAAATTTTGATCCACGAGTTGTTTTTCACTATGGCGTTCCATCTACCGCGTCTATTCTTGCTTTTGATCACATCCAAAACCTATTAGCAATTGGAACACT CGATGGCAGGATAAAGGTGTTCGGTGGCGACAATATTGAAGGGATTCTGATCTCTCCCAAGCAAGCATCCTTCAAGAATTTAGAG TTCTTGGAAAACCAAGGTTTTCTTGCCAGCGTCTCAAATGATAATGAAATACAG GTTTGGGATTTGAAAAGCAAACAAATTGCTTCTGCCTTGCACTGGGAATCCATCATAACTACTTTCTCTGTTATTTATGGCACCAGTTACAT GTATGTTGGAACTGAGCATGGGATGGTATATGTGTTGATGTTCGATTCGGAAgacagaaaaattaaaatattgccCTATTATGTTCCCACAAATGTTATATCTG AAGCAGCTGGAATGTCACTTGATCATGTTTCAGTTGTCAGAGTTCTCCATCAACCATGTTCTGACGGAAACAG ATTGCTAATTGCATATGAAAATGGTTTGATGGTACTCTGGGATGCTTCTAAAGATCGAATTGTTCTCATTAGAAACAACAAAGACATCAAATTAAAGAGAACAATTGTGGCTAGTTATCCAAATGACGTTAGGCTTCAGCTTTCTGATGATAAAGTAGACCGTGAAGAGCAGGAAAAGGAGATAAGCTCTCTATCTTGGGCATCTAATGATGGATCAGTTGTTGTTGTTGGTTATGTAGATGGTGATATAATATTTTGGGATTTGTCAAGTGCTGACTTCTCCCTGGATCAACAACTCAAAAGATTGTCGAATGATGTTGTCAAGCTTCAATTATCATCATCTGACAGAAGACTCCCTATTACTGATCTACGTTGGTGGGCCAATAACAATGGTGGGAAACTTTTTGTCTATGGTGGCTATGAGATTGGGTCGGAAGAAGTTCTGACG GTTCTGAGCATTGATTGGTCCGGTGGAATTGAAAATCTAAAGTGTACTGGCCGCATTGATGTTACTCTTCATGGTTCTTTTGCTGATATGGCTTTGTTATGTAGTGATTGCCATACTGAGGGAGCTTGTAATGTGCTATCTGTATTGACAAGTCCTGGACAACTGGATATTTATGACAATAATTGTATATCTTCTTTGATGTCTCAGCAAGAAAAGAAGACTTCTGTTCCCACAATGCAGTATCCCATCCTCGTACCCACTCTTGAACCACACATGACAACTGCAAGGCTTGATGTGGTATGTCAAGATGTAAAGTCATTCAAAGCCCTGTTCAAG ATTCTTAAAGCTGGAAAGCATCATTCAATACAAAATCAGAAAAGTATTGGTACAAAATGGCCTTTGAGTGGTGGTGTTCCGGGTCTGCCTTTCAAAGAAAACCATCCTATCATTCAAATATATATAGCAGGTTACCAAGATGGATCTGTTCGGATATGGGATGCCACATATCCTGCTTTATCACTTGTTTACGATATCAAATCTGAG GTTAATGATGTTAAAATTGGCAATGCAAGTGTGCCAGTGTCAGCATTGGGCTTTTGCCCTGATACTCTACATCTCGCTGTTGGTGATGAAAGTGGTGTT GTACGTCTATATGTTCTAATAAGAAGCTCAAATACCACATCTTTGCATTTCGTGACAGAAAATGGAACTGAAG CAGTTCATGACACGCATCAAGGGGATGGACCTCATTGCAAAGCTGTGTTTACCCTTCAAAATTCTGCTGTATACGGCTTACAATTTGCAAACCTTGGAAGAAGACTTATTGTTGGATATGAACATGGGCAG GTGGCTATGCTTGATATCAGTTCATCAACAGTTTTGTTTCTTACGAAAACTGAATCTAACACTTCTTCGGCAGTTGTTTCTATGAATGCAAAATTTTCAGACAGTAGCTCGAGTAATACACAGGAATCTGTATCTGATATTTCTGACAATCCTGAAATGGGGCTAATCTATGTTGTGACAAGGGATGCACACTTTGTTGCAATAGATGCTGTGACAGGGAATGTGGTTTGCAGTAGGACAATTAGCCCCAGAGTACAATCAAATGCAATTTCAATGCATATGATAG ATGGTAGTACTTCTGACCTACCCGCTGATAAAGTATCCCCCAACTCACCTCAGAAGAGTGATTCTGCAATGAAAGCTAGCGTCCAATCTCAAAATGCACAAGTTGAAGTTGAAAGTTCTACTACCGTAGAGAAATCATATTTGGGGCAGATATTATCGAACTCACTCATTTTACTTTGTTATGAGAATGAATTGAGCATACACACTTTAAATTTTGTGTTTGAG GGTAGTAGTAGTAACTACTTTCGTAAGGTGAACCTTGTACAACGATGCTGCTGGACTACAATctttaagaaaaatgaaaaagagtGTGTTCTGGTTCTTCTGTATCAAAGTGGGGACATTGAATTAAG GTCCTTGCCAGCTTTGGAAGTGTTGGGAGAAATTTCTTTGATGTCATTACTCAGATGGAACTTGGAAAACAACATGGAGAAGACAATATGTTCTTCATCAAGTGGAAAAATTATTctg GTCAATGGAAATGAAACTGCTTGCATGTCACTATTGAACTATGAAAATGAGCTCTG GATTCCAGAGTCTTTTCCTTGTCTTCATGATGAAGTTcttgcagctgcagtagatgcTACAGCAAATCTATCTCAAAACCAAAATGAAAGACAG GGAGCATCTGGTATCTTTGTTAATATAGCTAAGAACCTTAAAGCGGGGAAAGCAGATCAGAATGCAAATGAAGCAGTTCATACCAATAGATtggaaaatttaaaacaattattctCTAGTCCTCCTTTCTTAAAGTCTTCCTCAAGCACAGTAGATGACCAAGATCCTTTTTCCCTTGACATAG ATGACATTCAAATTGATGAACTTGTAGTCTTTTCATCTCCTAAGAAAATCGATATTGACAAGAGAG ATAAAGGGAAAGGAACGGACAGACCGAAATTATTTGAAGATAAAGGGAAAGGAGCAGACATACTGAAATTATTTGAAGCTAAAGGGAAAGCAACCGACAAGCAGAAATTATTTGAAGATGCAAGCACAGACTCGAAACCAAGAGCTAGAACAACTGAAGAAATTAAAGCTAAATACAGAAAGGCGGGGACAGGG GATGCCTCGGCAGCAGCTGCACTTGCAAAGGATAAACTTGTAGAGCGGCAACAAAAGCTCGAG TTGCTCAACGAACGTACTGAGGAGTTGCAAAATGGTGCCCAAGACTTTGCATCCTTGGCAACTGAACTTGCTAAAAGAATGGAAAATCGTAAATGGTGGCAGTTATGA